The window GACAATCCATGTTACAAATGGAATGTTAACAAACATCGCAATAATCGCTGAAATGGCTGTCAAACGAACCCATAAATAAAAGTGGTCATCTGTTCGAATAAATGTACGGAATACAAGATAAGCTTGTGTATTTCCCTTTTTATATGGAATCCATTTATACGCAATATCCAGCCAAGCTCTTCGCTTAATAGACCCTTTCAAATGTGGAACTTCTGTAAAGTAATTTGCAAAGCGATAAAAGCGCAACATTCGATTTTGCTCAAGCTTAATAAAATGCTCATAAGGCACAGGTTGATTTTTCATTTTTTTATGCAATGTACCAACGTAATATGCGAGCATAATTAAAAACACAATGGCAAAAATGCCATCTGTCAAAACCGTTTGAATTGCTAAAATAGATATAACCGCTCGAACAATTCGGTCCATCAAAATAGCTTGTCCGCGGTTCACATAACGATACGCAAATTCACTTCGGACATTTAAAAATTTCAACAAAGCAACGAACAATACCCCTAGCCAAATTTGCGACATTGTTAATTCAGTAACTTCTTTTAATAATGGAATCGTTACGATATATACAACTGCTGGTGCTAATAATTGTGACCAAAACGTCCAATTTTTCGCCCTTTTAAAATACTGTGGCATTTGTGATTCAAGCGGTAATAAATACACTTGATCCGGTTCTTTTAATAATGTTATAGGACGGCTCAGTGCAAGCATACAGCCAACAAGGATCGCCACTAGCCACTCAGCAGGAAAATCATTTTGCACAACTTTTAGCCATTCGCTATATTGATAGCCCCCTGCGCCAATTATAAAGACAAAGACAATCGCAATATGCCCCGTAAATACGAAACGCATATACTTCATAACTTCGCCTATATAATGCTCAAACCGCTTCGTCCAAACACTATGCATGCTGTTCATTGTCTTGCTCCTTAGTCATCGCAATATATAAATCATCAAGGGTTGCAGTAGGCATTTGAAATGCTTTACGTAAATCGTCCATCGTACCTTGTGCACGAACACGTCCCTCATGAAGTAAAATAATGCGGTCACAATGCTTTTCTGCTGTCGATAAAATATGCGTCGACATTAAAATAGCGGCCCCAGCACGTTTTTTCGCGTCCATTTGATCTAACAACGATTGAATGCCAAGCGGATCAAGTCCGACAAATGGTTCATCAATAATGTACAGACTCGGATTGACTAAAAACGCACACATAATCATCACTTTTTGACGCATACCTTTTGAAAAATGCGATGGGAACCAGTTTAATCGTTTTTCCATACGGAACTCTTTCAGCAGTACCTCAGATCGTTCGGCTAATGTCTTTTCATCTAAACCGTAAGCCATTGCTGTCAATTCTAGGTGCTCTTTTAATGTTAATTCTTCATACAATACGGGCGTTTCAGGAATATAAGAAAAACTCGAACGGTATTTATCCATGTTTTCCTTTAGTGTCACACCATTTAAACGAATTTCGCCTGCTCGCGGCAATAATGTACCGATAATATGTTTAATCGTCGTACTTTTCCCCGCTCCGTTTAAACCAATTAATCCAACCAATTCCCCTTTGTTCATTTCAAAAGATAAATCTTGAATTACAGGCTTACGCGTATATCCACCTGTTACATTTTGTACGTGTAAAATTGTCACAGTCGTCACTCCTCTTTATATAATGTAGTTTATCAAAAAAGCCACAAATATTCAGTTCACATATGGTAAAATAGAGAAAATCTTTCTTAAAAGGAGTCGAGCTCGATGAGTGATTGCCTATTTTGTAAAATTATTAACGGTCAAATACCAAGCTTAAAAGTATATGAAGATGATCATGTATACGCGTTCATGGACATTATGCCATTAACGAAGGGCCACACATTATTAATTCCTAAAACGCACTGCAAAGATTTATTTGAAATGCCTGAAGAAGTGGCTCGTAATTTATATGCAGCGGCACCAAAAGTCGCCAATGCTATTAAA is drawn from Solibacillus sp. R5-41 and contains these coding sequences:
- a CDS encoding ABC transporter permease; translation: MNSMHSVWTKRFEHYIGEVMKYMRFVFTGHIAIVFVFIIGAGGYQYSEWLKVVQNDFPAEWLVAILVGCMLALSRPITLLKEPDQVYLLPLESQMPQYFKRAKNWTFWSQLLAPAVVYIVTIPLLKEVTELTMSQIWLGVLFVALLKFLNVRSEFAYRYVNRGQAILMDRIVRAVISILAIQTVLTDGIFAIVFLIMLAYYVGTLHKKMKNQPVPYEHFIKLEQNRMLRFYRFANYFTEVPHLKGSIKRRAWLDIAYKWIPYKKGNTQAYLVFRTFIRTDDHFYLWVRLTAISAIIAMFVNIPFVTWIVAGALAFATTLQLKYALLSAGEFRMDMLYPVPRETRNQAVTKLLRLLAVKQAVIVTVCAMMQPQFFIIPIVILLVSELTIRLSK
- a CDS encoding ABC transporter ATP-binding protein: MTILHVQNVTGGYTRKPVIQDLSFEMNKGELVGLIGLNGAGKSTTIKHIIGTLLPRAGEIRLNGVTLKENMDKYRSSFSYIPETPVLYEELTLKEHLELTAMAYGLDEKTLAERSEVLLKEFRMEKRLNWFPSHFSKGMRQKVMIMCAFLVNPSLYIIDEPFVGLDPLGIQSLLDQMDAKKRAGAAILMSTHILSTAEKHCDRIILLHEGRVRAQGTMDDLRKAFQMPTATLDDLYIAMTKEQDNEQHA
- a CDS encoding HIT family protein, with protein sequence MSDCLFCKIINGQIPSLKVYEDDHVYAFMDIMPLTKGHTLLIPKTHCKDLFEMPEEVARNLYAAAPKVANAIKAAFNPTGMNTMNNNGESAGQTVFHYHLHLIPRYDEKDGLKVEWNSRQAEFPTEILTEIAGQIRENL